In one Thermanaerovibrio velox DSM 12556 genomic region, the following are encoded:
- a CDS encoding TolC family protein has translation MVFRLAFLLVLLFVPAVSASPLTLPELEARVPLGLEVLKASEELAAAHLALEAVRERSGAWFFAELSARGVNEPLSRSGSSQVEGYSSYSLRVGTRLPLFGSWHKERIAEAEARLAELEALRRFYYVKRANLTALRKAWVSLWTARRRMEVLNGFLALEGRFIPVMEARASQGFLLESDLMEMKSWFLLARREAAASKAVEDAALGVIRRSAGILNPLPLDLDVGVPPMKPVSLSCDEALRIAREFSGELKAMRDAADLRSSLVGHRARGQYDSYLQGGFQITKESPGRYGEEAFVSLSFAFPEGEPKAASLEASAEIRRLNALEAEMSAHRMGLESYLAEGSSKFRYALAQGEFSLARLKAALEALRTARLRHGAIPGDTAERLLRAHLDVMNSALALIDAEGTGAQYHAELLEVLEDPGIPSQAPGQVWAVTPMALHAEGERLISLWFSGLSSFKAPSNGTGTYDRDVAANRSKPSADTVPLGAYMWGGDGLLKGGLHVLEEANALGITALRVSFTSQGVREILKNQGARNNLIEALRRASDMGIKIELCLGDPWWITPEGRPHLVSLVSSLRDLPFEGLHLDLEPDQLEAVTPGNRVKYLRETLESVRAAACASPWRVSMAIHPRYLEGEFLPETLGLLKVSGVQDVTCMIYVSNPLAAAERMERLVRAAGAVGLSMAVSVERGGPPDESFYPLGRMGLFSGVLPKLKERLAGSVSGIWIQSLEDLLSMPEGGGPR, from the coding sequence GTGGTCTTTCGTTTGGCCTTTTTGTTGGTGCTGTTGTTCGTCCCGGCGGTCAGCGCTTCCCCGCTCACGCTTCCCGAGCTGGAGGCCCGGGTGCCCCTGGGCCTGGAGGTGCTGAAGGCCTCGGAGGAGCTCGCGGCGGCCCACCTGGCGCTGGAGGCGGTGAGGGAGCGGTCTGGCGCTTGGTTCTTCGCGGAGCTCTCCGCCAGGGGGGTCAACGAGCCCCTCTCCAGAAGCGGATCCTCCCAGGTGGAGGGATACTCCAGTTACTCGCTCCGGGTTGGGACCAGGCTACCGCTCTTCGGCTCCTGGCACAAGGAGCGTATAGCGGAGGCGGAGGCCCGCCTGGCGGAGCTGGAGGCCCTGCGGCGGTTCTACTACGTAAAACGGGCCAACCTCACCGCCCTGAGAAAGGCATGGGTGTCCCTCTGGACCGCCCGACGCAGGATGGAGGTCCTAAACGGCTTCCTGGCCCTGGAGGGACGGTTCATCCCGGTGATGGAGGCCAGGGCCTCCCAGGGGTTCCTCCTCGAGTCCGACCTCATGGAGATGAAGAGCTGGTTCCTCCTGGCCCGCCGGGAGGCGGCGGCCTCAAAGGCGGTGGAGGACGCCGCCCTTGGGGTCATAAGGAGGTCCGCCGGGATCCTGAACCCCTTGCCCCTGGACCTGGACGTGGGGGTGCCGCCGATGAAGCCCGTGAGCCTTTCCTGCGATGAAGCCCTGAGGATCGCCCGGGAGTTCAGCGGTGAGCTCAAGGCCATGAGGGATGCGGCGGACCTTAGAAGTTCCCTCGTGGGCCACAGGGCCAGGGGACAGTACGATTCCTACCTGCAGGGGGGCTTCCAGATCACCAAGGAGTCCCCGGGGCGCTACGGGGAGGAGGCCTTCGTGTCCCTGAGCTTTGCCTTCCCGGAGGGGGAGCCTAAGGCGGCCTCCCTGGAGGCTTCCGCGGAGATAAGGCGCCTTAACGCCCTGGAGGCGGAGATGTCCGCCCATCGGATGGGCCTCGAATCCTATCTGGCGGAGGGATCTTCCAAGTTCCGGTATGCCTTGGCCCAGGGGGAGTTCTCCCTGGCCAGGCTCAAGGCCGCCCTGGAGGCCCTAAGGACCGCCCGGCTGAGGCACGGGGCGATCCCGGGGGACACGGCGGAGAGGCTGCTCCGGGCCCACCTGGACGTGATGAACTCCGCCCTTGCCCTCATTGACGCGGAGGGCACCGGGGCCCAGTACCACGCGGAGCTGCTGGAGGTGCTGGAGGACCCAGGGATCCCCTCCCAAGCCCCCGGCCAGGTCTGGGCGGTCACCCCCATGGCCCTCCACGCCGAGGGGGAGAGGCTAATCTCCCTCTGGTTCTCCGGCCTCTCCAGCTTCAAGGCCCCATCCAACGGCACGGGGACTTACGACCGGGATGTTGCGGCCAACCGGTCCAAACCCTCCGCCGATACCGTCCCCCTTGGGGCGTACATGTGGGGCGGGGACGGGCTTCTCAAGGGGGGGCTTCACGTGTTGGAGGAGGCTAATGCCTTGGGGATAACCGCCCTCCGGGTCTCGTTCACCTCCCAAGGGGTCCGGGAGATCCTTAAGAACCAAGGGGCCAGGAATAACCTGATTGAAGCCCTGCGCAGGGCCTCGGATATGGGGATTAAAATCGAGCTCTGCCTGGGGGACCCCTGGTGGATAACCCCCGAGGGCAGGCCCCATCTGGTCTCATTGGTGTCATCCCTTCGGGACCTTCCCTTCGAGGGGCTCCACCTGGACCTTGAGCCGGACCAGTTGGAGGCGGTAACCCCGGGGAACCGGGTCAAGTACCTGAGGGAGACCCTGGAGTCCGTTAGGGCCGCCGCTTGCGCCTCCCCCTGGCGGGTATCCATGGCAATTCACCCAAGGTACCTGGAGGGGGAGTTCCTCCCGGAGACCTTGGGCTTGCTCAAGGTCTCCGGGGTCCAGGATGTGACCTGCATGATATACGTATCCAACCCCCTTGCCGCCGCGGAGAGGATGGAACGCCTGGTCAGGGCCGCCGGGGCCGTGGGACTGTCCATGGCGGTTTCGGTGGAGAGGGGAGGGCCTCCGGATGAGAGCTTTTATCCCCTGGGAAGGATGGGCCTCTTCAGCGGCGTCCTCCCTAAGCTCAAGGAGCGCCTGGCGGGGTCGGTTTCCGGCATATGGATCCAGTCACTGGAGGACCTCTTATCAATGCCCGAAGGGGGTGGTCCTAGATGA
- a CDS encoding alanine/glycine:cation symporter family protein: MDSILSSLQGAVSTANGVLWGKIMVWLLLGTGVFYTLRLRFPQARHFLHMFKATLKGRDSSGKGITPFQALCTGLAAQVGTGNLAGVATALVSGGPGAVFWMWMTAVLGMATIFAEATLAQVFRVKDKDGNYRGGPAYYLEKGLGQRWMGVLFALSIILAMAFVFNAVQSNSIAAGLRGAFGMKELPVALCLMAVTGLVIFGGLKRIAKVAEVVVPFMAMAYILVSLYVVISHITLLPQVISLIFKSAFGVKAAAGGVLGHTVAQAFRYGVARGLFSNEAGMGSTPNAHATAEVKHPAGQGFVAMMGVFVDTILICSATASIILLSGELQSGKTGIELTQMAVRSTIGPLGPSFIAAAVLFFAWTSILGNYYYGESNLLYLFPNCGKGGLAIYRAMVLGMLLFGAMTSVPLVWELADLFNGVMALLNLVGILLLSNIAARLLRDYEDNILSQAEIPEGSELAPDRSC, from the coding sequence ATGGATTCCATCTTATCCTCCCTGCAAGGGGCGGTAAGCACCGCCAACGGGGTGCTCTGGGGCAAGATCATGGTGTGGCTGCTCCTGGGCACCGGTGTCTTCTACACCCTGCGTCTCCGGTTCCCCCAGGCAAGGCACTTCCTTCACATGTTCAAGGCCACGTTGAAGGGTCGGGACTCCTCCGGCAAGGGGATAACCCCCTTCCAGGCCCTCTGCACCGGCCTGGCGGCCCAGGTGGGGACCGGGAACCTGGCAGGGGTGGCCACCGCCCTGGTGTCCGGAGGCCCCGGCGCGGTCTTCTGGATGTGGATGACCGCGGTGCTCGGCATGGCCACCATCTTCGCCGAGGCAACCCTGGCCCAGGTGTTCCGGGTGAAGGACAAGGACGGCAACTACCGCGGGGGACCCGCGTACTACCTCGAAAAGGGGCTGGGCCAGCGCTGGATGGGGGTTCTGTTCGCCCTGTCCATAATACTGGCCATGGCCTTCGTTTTCAACGCGGTGCAGAGCAACTCCATAGCCGCGGGACTTAGGGGGGCCTTCGGCATGAAGGAGCTGCCGGTGGCGCTCTGCCTCATGGCGGTGACGGGCCTTGTGATATTCGGGGGCCTCAAGCGGATAGCCAAGGTGGCGGAGGTGGTGGTGCCCTTCATGGCCATGGCCTACATCCTGGTCTCCCTCTACGTGGTGATCTCTCACATCACCCTTTTGCCCCAGGTGATATCCCTCATCTTCAAGAGCGCCTTCGGCGTAAAGGCCGCGGCGGGAGGTGTCCTGGGTCACACGGTGGCCCAGGCCTTCCGCTACGGGGTGGCCCGGGGCCTCTTCTCCAACGAGGCGGGCATGGGCTCCACCCCCAACGCCCACGCCACCGCGGAGGTGAAACACCCCGCAGGCCAGGGCTTCGTGGCCATGATGGGGGTCTTCGTGGACACCATACTCATCTGCTCCGCCACCGCCTCCATAATCCTCCTCTCCGGGGAGCTCCAAAGCGGCAAGACCGGCATAGAGCTCACCCAGATGGCGGTCCGGAGCACCATAGGCCCCCTGGGCCCCTCCTTCATAGCCGCGGCGGTGCTCTTCTTCGCCTGGACCTCCATACTCGGCAACTACTACTACGGGGAGAGCAACCTCCTCTACCTCTTCCCCAACTGCGGCAAGGGCGGGCTTGCGATCTACAGGGCCATGGTGCTGGGGATGCTGCTCTTCGGCGCCATGACCTCGGTGCCCCTGGTCTGGGAGCTGGCGGACCTTTTTAACGGCGTGATGGCCCTCCTCAACCTCGTCGGCATACTGCTGCTGTCCAACATAGCCGCAAGGCTCCTTAGGGACTACGAGGACAATATCCTGTCCCAAGCGGAGATCCCGGAGGGCTCCGAACTAGCCCCGGACAGGAGCTGCTGA
- a CDS encoding diguanylate cyclase domain-containing protein: protein MNDRVDLNGLSFLRLTSPASPETLPLGDVAGVLVEPFQGAEEAIRRIRGRLDGVLIPVFLTAPLDNLTQHLCDGVGRSEEDLVRFTQDARMRIDDVSPSMLAESLDYRLLAFLYTRPQRDLEPVLIPLTSQVYHWPLMEAIGNGLLEPRGWISNLSDRGFIREATPSGLVERVRYCPRCDGGHINCVDLCPFCSSMDFEQVPFIHCFVCGRVGPEEDFLKSGEMRCPFCGSRLRHIGADYDRPMESYRCRDCGKSFPEPQVSCHCLLCGLMTEPEALVPRNFYRYRITDKGILAVQTGEMEDRYAVLDTLNYMKPEPFMHILNWMVGLSKRPPVEPFCLMLIRFPNLEAFLDSMGRTAGSQAFRELIGRIREMVRATDVSTRTEAGEVLLLLPKTPRSGGSVLKGRLEALAGKVESRGVPLRMEIKMLSVPEDLQRDDDGDLFAARLRGD from the coding sequence ATGAATGACAGGGTGGATCTTAACGGCCTTTCGTTCCTTCGCCTGACCTCCCCGGCGTCCCCGGAGACACTGCCTTTGGGCGATGTGGCGGGGGTTCTGGTGGAGCCCTTCCAGGGGGCGGAGGAGGCGATCCGACGCATAAGGGGTAGGCTTGACGGGGTCCTCATCCCGGTCTTCCTGACCGCCCCGCTGGACAACTTGACCCAACACCTGTGCGACGGGGTGGGGCGCTCGGAGGAGGACCTGGTGCGCTTCACCCAGGACGCCAGGATGAGGATCGATGACGTGTCCCCCTCGATGCTGGCGGAGAGCCTGGACTACCGACTCCTCGCGTTCCTCTACACCCGTCCCCAGAGGGACCTGGAACCGGTCCTGATCCCCCTCACCTCCCAGGTCTACCACTGGCCCCTCATGGAGGCCATCGGGAACGGCCTTCTGGAGCCCCGGGGATGGATATCGAACCTTAGCGACAGGGGGTTCATAAGGGAGGCAACCCCTTCGGGGCTCGTGGAGCGGGTTCGCTATTGTCCCAGGTGCGACGGTGGGCACATAAACTGCGTGGACCTGTGTCCCTTCTGCTCCAGCATGGACTTTGAGCAGGTGCCCTTCATACACTGTTTCGTGTGTGGCCGGGTGGGTCCCGAGGAGGACTTCCTGAAGTCCGGGGAGATGCGGTGCCCCTTCTGCGGCTCAAGGCTCAGGCACATAGGTGCCGACTACGACAGGCCCATGGAGAGCTACCGCTGCCGGGACTGCGGCAAGTCCTTCCCGGAGCCCCAGGTGTCCTGCCACTGCCTTTTGTGCGGCCTCATGACCGAGCCGGAGGCCCTGGTGCCCAGGAACTTCTACCGCTACCGGATAACCGATAAGGGCATACTGGCGGTTCAAACCGGTGAGATGGAGGACCGGTACGCGGTGCTGGACACCCTGAACTACATGAAGCCAGAGCCCTTCATGCACATACTGAACTGGATGGTGGGCCTCTCCAAACGTCCCCCGGTGGAGCCCTTCTGCCTCATGCTGATAAGATTCCCCAACCTGGAGGCCTTCTTGGACTCCATGGGAAGGACCGCCGGAAGCCAGGCCTTCCGGGAGCTCATAGGCCGCATAAGGGAGATGGTGCGGGCCACCGACGTGAGCACCAGGACCGAGGCGGGGGAGGTGCTGCTTCTGCTCCCCAAGACCCCAAGGTCCGGCGGCAGCGTGCTCAAGGGCCGCCTGGAGGCCCTGGCGGGAAAGGTTGAAAGCCGCGGGGTCCCCCTGCGCATGGAGATAAAG
- a CDS encoding PAS domain-containing protein, whose protein sequence is MTRLTSPMDNDLLQDLFRRLPLPFALHEMIYLPDGRPHDYRFIWVNQAFLDALGLKESPEGKTLREAFPEVLKDSFDWVAFFSSAAAGYGVRKALVFSENLKRPFNVISFSPRPGTFAAIFQDVSDELNRIRLLEESGERIKAISLEFETVFEGIQEGAFLVEVSEEGFKYLMVNQNYRVITGIGDLDVRGLKASQFLGEAASHEIEENYRLCISRKETLNFKEKLVTGEGIRVLSTVLIPVANGEGAPHILGFIKDVTEQERAQEERDEALSRYRAMFNDHSAVMLLIEPKSGRIVDANPAAANFYGYSVDELRSMKVQDINILPQEEVERRRLKALSGRQRYFLFPHRLRSGEVRMVDVYSAPVDVMREKLLFSIIFDVTDRERIRKQLEEEKELFKTTLMSIGDGVVTTDQSGIITSANPEACRLSNRSQGSLLDANFSDAFPLLDPKTGDVRDPLGAALKTGRTLHISELLLRVPGNELHVSGSASPIKDQLGEVMGGVVVLRDITHEKKWRDRMLFMSYHDSLTRLPNRRFLEEQMAQLEEEQSFPVAVMMADVNGLKMTNDAFGHERGDALLVAAARLLKGACRRGDVVGRWGGDEFVLLLPGATPDGARIAAERIAEAASKARLGDLEISIALGWGAKVDPSQRLHQALKEAEEMMYRHKLTEGREQRRRILDQILASLGARSHEDEGHRNRLRRLCINIGSTGGLNWEALEDLERLCLYHDLGMIAVPARTLLKPGGLGEPEWLDVRRHTEVGYRIAQNIPELAGVADLILLHHERHDGSGYPRGLKGLQIPVQCRIFALADSYDAMTQPRPYRTSVSPREALKEIESQRGLLFDPDLTDLFIRVVSQEI, encoded by the coding sequence GTGACACGTTTGACCAGCCCCATGGACAATGATTTGCTGCAGGACCTCTTCCGCCGTCTCCCCCTTCCGTTCGCCCTTCACGAGATGATATACCTCCCCGACGGAAGGCCCCACGACTACCGCTTCATATGGGTGAACCAGGCGTTCCTGGACGCCCTGGGGCTCAAGGAGTCCCCGGAGGGGAAGACCCTAAGGGAGGCCTTCCCGGAGGTCCTGAAGGACTCCTTCGACTGGGTGGCCTTCTTCTCCTCCGCCGCCGCCGGGTACGGGGTGCGGAAGGCCTTGGTCTTCTCAGAAAACCTCAAAAGGCCCTTCAACGTCATCTCCTTCTCACCTCGGCCAGGGACCTTCGCGGCCATCTTCCAGGACGTTTCCGATGAGTTGAACCGGATAAGGCTCCTGGAGGAGTCCGGTGAGCGGATCAAGGCGATATCCCTGGAGTTCGAGACCGTCTTCGAGGGGATCCAGGAGGGGGCCTTCCTCGTAGAGGTTTCGGAGGAGGGCTTCAAATACCTCATGGTGAACCAGAATTACCGCGTGATAACCGGCATAGGGGACCTGGACGTCCGGGGGCTTAAGGCATCCCAATTCCTGGGGGAGGCCGCCTCCCATGAGATAGAGGAGAACTATCGGCTCTGCATATCCCGGAAGGAGACGCTTAACTTTAAGGAGAAGCTGGTCACCGGGGAGGGTATCCGGGTACTGAGCACGGTCCTCATACCGGTGGCCAACGGGGAAGGAGCCCCCCACATCCTGGGGTTCATAAAGGACGTCACGGAGCAGGAGAGGGCCCAGGAGGAACGGGATGAGGCCCTCTCAAGGTACCGGGCCATGTTCAACGACCACTCGGCGGTGATGCTCCTGATAGAGCCCAAGTCCGGCAGGATCGTGGACGCGAACCCCGCGGCGGCGAACTTCTACGGCTACTCGGTGGATGAACTGCGATCCATGAAGGTCCAGGACATAAACATCCTGCCCCAGGAAGAGGTGGAACGCCGGCGGCTCAAGGCCCTGAGCGGAAGGCAGCGGTACTTCCTGTTCCCCCATCGTCTTAGAAGCGGCGAGGTTCGCATGGTGGACGTATACTCCGCCCCGGTGGACGTCATGAGGGAGAAACTGCTCTTCTCCATCATATTCGACGTCACCGACCGGGAGAGGATACGGAAACAGCTGGAGGAGGAGAAGGAGCTCTTCAAGACCACCTTGATGTCCATAGGGGACGGGGTGGTGACCACCGACCAGTCCGGGATCATCACCTCCGCCAACCCGGAGGCCTGCCGGCTCTCCAACAGGTCCCAGGGGAGCCTTCTGGACGCGAACTTCTCGGATGCCTTCCCCCTTCTGGACCCCAAGACCGGGGACGTCCGGGATCCCTTGGGGGCAGCGTTGAAGACCGGGAGGACCCTCCACATATCCGAGCTGCTCCTGCGGGTCCCCGGCAACGAGCTGCACGTGTCGGGCTCCGCGTCTCCCATAAAGGACCAACTGGGGGAGGTCATGGGGGGGGTTGTGGTCCTGCGGGACATCACCCACGAGAAGAAGTGGCGGGATAGGATGCTATTCATGAGCTACCATGACTCCCTAACTAGGCTTCCAAACCGCAGGTTCCTGGAGGAGCAGATGGCCCAGCTGGAGGAAGAGCAGTCGTTCCCCGTGGCGGTCATGATGGCGGACGTGAACGGCCTTAAGATGACCAACGACGCATTCGGCCACGAGCGGGGGGACGCACTTTTGGTAGCCGCCGCCCGGCTGCTCAAGGGGGCTTGCCGAAGGGGGGACGTGGTGGGCCGATGGGGAGGCGACGAGTTCGTGCTGCTGCTCCCCGGCGCCACCCCCGACGGGGCCAGGATAGCGGCGGAACGGATAGCGGAGGCGGCGTCCAAAGCCAGGCTCGGGGACCTGGAGATCAGCATCGCCCTAGGATGGGGGGCCAAGGTGGATCCCTCCCAGAGACTGCATCAGGCCCTGAAGGAAGCGGAGGAGATGATGTACCGCCACAAGCTAACCGAGGGCAGGGAACAACGCCGAAGGATCCTGGACCAGATCTTGGCGTCCCTGGGGGCGAGATCCCACGAGGACGAGGGACACAGAAACCGGCTAAGACGGCTCTGCATCAACATCGGGAGCACTGGGGGGCTCAACTGGGAGGCCCTAGAGGACCTGGAAAGGCTCTGCCTGTACCACGACCTCGGCATGATAGCCGTACCTGCCAGGACCTTGCTCAAGCCAGGCGGCCTAGGCGAGCCGGAATGGTTAGACGTAAGGCGCCACACCGAGGTGGGCTACCGCATCGCCCAGAACATTCCGGAGCTGGCGGGAGTTGCGGACCTTATACTCCTCCACCACGAACGGCACGACGGATCCGGCTACCCCAGGGGGCTCAAGGGGCTTCAGATACCGGTTCAGTGCCGGATATTCGCCCTGGCGGACAGCTACGACGCCATGACCCAGCCAAGGCCTTACCGCACATCCGTATCCCCCAGGGAGGCGCTGAAGGAGATAGAGTCCCAGCGGGGACTTCTCTTTGACCCGGATCTCACAGACCTGTTCATCCGAGTGGTGTCCCAGGAGATCTGA
- a CDS encoding HlyD family secretion protein has translation MKISFSPKKVREDVDRGVRVEYGPPKRAFLRWRWYALLLVVSSPLILLLWRATAFYLLASAPGVLVMERRVISSPLGGVVASLSLRPGDRVGAGDVLFVVKDPSAPLRANALREELRALKGAGLKAAALRPGSGQEALVRANRLNLSRQMEYLRSVETLFRQGAATRAELEEARGRLEAARAALAQSSALLEPQEVDDTSIRQYEAQRRARIAQLEGELKALEGTLERTVASPEDGVILEVFAPQGHGVALGGPVLSLGSLGDVRVICYLDPRKLGRSSPGVPVTVRFPDGRKLPGHVEGSPVLSVQDPRSDGRSVLVPVRLDRSVEPQSLVDSLPVTVSFPLCPQYLGGICGLFRKVFD, from the coding sequence ATGAAGATCAGCTTCAGCCCTAAGAAGGTCAGGGAGGACGTGGACCGGGGGGTTAGGGTTGAGTACGGCCCCCCTAAGAGGGCCTTCCTCCGCTGGCGTTGGTACGCCCTTTTGCTGGTGGTGTCCTCCCCGCTTATCCTGCTCCTGTGGCGCGCAACGGCCTTTTACCTGTTGGCCTCCGCCCCGGGAGTGCTGGTCATGGAGAGGCGGGTCATATCGTCCCCATTGGGTGGGGTGGTGGCTTCCCTGTCCTTAAGGCCCGGGGATAGGGTGGGGGCCGGGGACGTGCTTTTCGTCGTGAAAGACCCCTCCGCCCCCCTTAGGGCCAATGCCTTGCGGGAGGAGCTTCGGGCCCTAAAGGGGGCGGGGCTTAAAGCGGCGGCCCTCAGGCCCGGGTCCGGGCAGGAGGCCCTTGTGAGGGCCAACCGGCTGAACCTGTCCCGCCAGATGGAGTACCTGAGGTCCGTGGAGACCCTTTTCCGACAGGGGGCCGCCACCAGGGCGGAGCTGGAGGAGGCCCGGGGAAGGCTGGAGGCCGCCAGGGCGGCGCTTGCCCAGTCGTCGGCGCTGCTGGAGCCCCAGGAGGTGGACGATACATCCATAAGGCAGTACGAGGCCCAGAGGCGGGCTAGGATCGCCCAGCTGGAGGGGGAGCTCAAGGCCCTGGAGGGGACCCTTGAACGGACCGTTGCCTCCCCGGAGGACGGGGTGATCCTCGAGGTCTTCGCCCCCCAGGGGCACGGGGTGGCCCTGGGGGGGCCGGTGCTGTCCCTCGGCAGCCTCGGGGACGTGAGGGTGATCTGTTATCTAGACCCCAGGAAGCTGGGCCGCTCTAGCCCCGGTGTGCCGGTGACGGTACGCTTCCCGGACGGCAGGAAGCTCCCGGGGCATGTGGAGGGCTCCCCGGTGCTGTCCGTCCAGGACCCACGTTCGGATGGGCGGTCCGTGTTGGTGCCGGTAAGGCTGGATCGGTCGGTGGAACCTCAGAGCCTGGTGGACTCGCTGCCCGTGACCGTGTCGTTCCCGCTGTGCCCCCAATACCTGGGGGGCATCTGCGGGTTGTTCCGGAAGGTCTTCGACTGA
- a CDS encoding M20 family metallopeptidase has product MTNHVRQEQALAEAFRFLEDHREAACAMSDRIGDNPELGGEEINTSGEFKRALLDWGFQVEDRLLGLKTAFRGTWGHGPVRIALLAEMDALPEIGHGCGHNLHGTASVFAALALAKALNPSEATITLFGTPAEETQGAKAAMADAGLFDQEDLALMFHCCSKVNFVDYRSMAMDSLEFTFTGQTSHAAAAPWEGRNALNGVNLFFHSLDMLRQHVKPSVRMHGIVTLGGTAPNVVPGEARTHWYFRCPTREELNPLLERVLNCARGCAMATETQVSWRNNETSFDDMMPNPPAEEAMGEVLKDLGFNLSKGPGPSGSTDVGNVSRRCPALQPELAIWDDPVPLHTREFARITKTPRAHQTLIQGAKALAAMAMRVVFQDHLRERMHRAFLDSKGNDRTD; this is encoded by the coding sequence TTGACGAACCACGTGAGGCAAGAACAGGCCCTGGCGGAGGCGTTCCGCTTCCTGGAGGACCACCGGGAGGCCGCCTGCGCCATGTCGGATCGGATAGGGGACAATCCGGAGCTCGGGGGAGAAGAGATCAACACCTCCGGGGAGTTCAAAAGGGCTCTTTTGGACTGGGGATTTCAGGTTGAAGACCGTCTGCTGGGGCTTAAGACCGCCTTCCGTGGGACCTGGGGGCACGGACCGGTTAGGATAGCCCTCCTGGCGGAGATGGACGCGCTGCCAGAGATAGGGCACGGCTGCGGCCACAACCTGCACGGCACCGCCTCGGTCTTCGCCGCCCTGGCCCTGGCCAAGGCGCTGAACCCCTCGGAGGCCACGATCACGCTTTTCGGCACACCCGCGGAGGAGACCCAGGGGGCCAAGGCGGCCATGGCGGACGCGGGCCTTTTCGACCAGGAGGACCTGGCCCTCATGTTCCACTGCTGTTCAAAGGTGAACTTCGTGGACTACCGTTCCATGGCCATGGACTCCTTGGAGTTCACGTTCACCGGCCAGACCTCCCACGCCGCAGCGGCACCGTGGGAGGGGAGGAACGCCCTCAACGGGGTCAACCTGTTTTTCCACTCCCTGGACATGCTGCGCCAGCACGTGAAGCCCTCGGTACGCATGCACGGCATAGTGACGCTGGGGGGCACCGCCCCCAACGTGGTCCCCGGGGAGGCCAGGACCCATTGGTACTTCCGATGCCCCACCAGGGAGGAGCTGAACCCCCTCTTGGAACGGGTGCTCAACTGCGCCAGGGGCTGCGCCATGGCCACGGAGACCCAGGTGTCATGGCGGAACAACGAGACCAGCTTCGATGACATGATGCCCAACCCCCCGGCGGAGGAGGCCATGGGGGAGGTGCTCAAGGACCTGGGCTTCAACCTCTCAAAGGGACCGGGACCCTCGGGATCCACCGACGTGGGCAACGTCAGCCGCCGCTGCCCCGCCCTCCAGCCGGAGCTTGCCATCTGGGACGATCCGGTTCCGCTTCACACCCGGGAGTTCGCAAGGATAACCAAGACGCCAAGGGCCCACCAAACCCTTATACAGGGCGCAAAGGCCCTGGCCGCCATGGCCATGAGGGTGGTCTTCCAGGACCACCTGAGGGAGCGGATGCACCGGGCCTTCCTGGACTCCAAGGGGAATGATAGGACCGACTGA